One part of the Leclercia sp. LSNIH1 genome encodes these proteins:
- the xylF gene encoding D-xylose ABC transporter substrate-binding protein, with protein sequence MKIKNLCLTLCASLLLASTASHAKEVKIGMAIDDLRLERWQKDRDIFVNKAEALGAKVFVQSANGNEETQMSQIENMINRGVDVLVIIPYNGQVLSNVVKEAKREGIKVLAYDRMINNADIDYYISFDNEKVGELQAQSLVAKVPQGNYFLMGGSPVDNNAKLFRAGQMKVLKPYIDEGKIKIVGDQWADGWLPENALKIMENALTANNNKIDAVVASNDATAGGAIQALSAQGLAGKVAISGQDADLAGVKRIVAGTQTMTVYKPITELATTAAEIAVELGNGQQPKADASLNNGLKDVPSRLLTPIEVNKENIDATVVKDGFHKKSEL encoded by the coding sequence ATGAAGATAAAGAACCTGTGCCTCACTCTTTGTGCATCGCTGCTGCTGGCGAGTACGGCGAGTCATGCAAAAGAAGTTAAAATCGGCATGGCGATAGATGACCTCCGTCTGGAGCGCTGGCAAAAAGATCGCGATATTTTTGTCAATAAGGCAGAAGCATTAGGCGCGAAAGTTTTCGTCCAGTCTGCCAATGGCAATGAAGAAACGCAAATGTCGCAAATCGAAAATATGATAAACCGCGGCGTCGATGTGCTGGTTATTATTCCTTATAACGGTCAGGTTTTAAGTAACGTGGTAAAAGAAGCCAAGCGCGAAGGGATTAAAGTGCTGGCCTACGACCGCATGATTAATAATGCGGACATTGATTATTATATTTCCTTCGACAATGAAAAGGTCGGCGAATTACAGGCGCAAAGCCTGGTCGCCAAAGTTCCACAGGGCAATTACTTCCTGATGGGCGGCTCCCCGGTGGACAACAATGCCAAACTCTTCCGCGCCGGACAGATGAAGGTGCTGAAGCCCTATATTGATGAAGGCAAAATCAAGATCGTTGGCGATCAGTGGGCGGACGGCTGGTTACCTGAAAACGCGTTAAAAATTATGGAAAACGCCCTCACCGCCAATAATAACAAAATCGATGCCGTGGTGGCCTCTAACGATGCGACCGCAGGCGGCGCTATTCAGGCACTCAGCGCCCAGGGGCTGGCCGGAAAAGTGGCGATCTCCGGACAGGATGCGGACCTCGCCGGGGTGAAACGTATTGTGGCAGGTACCCAGACCATGACGGTGTATAAGCCGATCACCGAGCTTGCCACTACCGCCGCAGAAATTGCCGTTGAGCTTGGCAATGGCCAACAGCCTAAAGCGGACGCCAGCTTAAACAACGGCCTGAAAGATGTGCCTTCCCGACTGCTTACCCCTATCGAAGTCAATAAAGAGAACATTGACGCTACCGTTGTGAAAGACGGTTTCCATAAAAAGAGCGAACTGTAA
- the xylB gene encoding xylulokinase, with translation MYIGIDLGTSGVKAILLNEQGDVLATQTEKLHVSRPHPLWSEQDPEAWWLATDRALKALGEQHSLREVKALGIAGQMHGATLLDKDNRVLRPAILWNDGRCGEECALLEERVPASREITGNLMMPGFTAPKLLWVQRHEPEIFSQVAKVLLPKDYLRLRMTGEYASDMSDAAGTMWLDVAKRDWSETMLDACHLTRDHMPALFEGCEQTGTLLPSVAQQWNMPAVPVVAGGGDNAAGAVGVGMADAGQAMLSLGTSGVYFAVSDGYRSNPDSAVHSFCHALPGKWHLMSVMLSAASCLDWAAKLTGLESVPALLDAAQQANENADTVWFLPYLSGERTPHNNPQAKGVFFGLTHQHGPAELARAVLEGVGYALADGMDVVHECGLQPSSITLIGGGARSPYWRQMLADISGQQLDYRTGGDVGPALGAARLAQIAMNPDKPLASLLPQLALEQQHTPDPDRHARYAGRRDVFRKIYQQLLPLMS, from the coding sequence ATGTATATCGGGATCGATCTTGGCACATCGGGTGTGAAAGCCATTCTGTTAAATGAACAGGGCGACGTGCTGGCAACGCAAACAGAAAAACTGCACGTTTCACGGCCACACCCGCTCTGGTCTGAACAGGATCCTGAAGCCTGGTGGCTGGCCACGGATCGCGCCCTGAAAGCGCTTGGCGAGCAACACTCTCTGCGCGAGGTAAAAGCGCTGGGCATTGCCGGACAGATGCATGGCGCCACGCTGCTGGATAAGGATAACCGCGTTTTGCGCCCGGCGATTTTATGGAACGATGGCCGCTGCGGTGAAGAGTGCGCCCTGCTGGAAGAACGTGTCCCGGCCTCGCGGGAGATCACCGGCAACCTGATGATGCCGGGCTTTACCGCCCCGAAACTGCTGTGGGTGCAGCGCCATGAACCCGAAATTTTTAGCCAGGTAGCGAAGGTACTGCTGCCGAAAGATTATCTGCGGTTGCGCATGACCGGAGAGTACGCCAGCGATATGTCCGATGCCGCTGGCACCATGTGGCTCGACGTGGCAAAGCGTGACTGGAGCGAGACGATGCTCGACGCCTGCCATCTCACCCGCGACCATATGCCAGCGCTGTTTGAAGGCTGTGAGCAGACGGGCACCCTGCTGCCGTCGGTGGCGCAGCAGTGGAATATGCCGGCCGTTCCGGTCGTGGCGGGGGGCGGGGATAACGCCGCCGGTGCGGTTGGCGTGGGCATGGCCGATGCCGGGCAGGCGATGCTGTCGCTGGGCACCTCCGGCGTTTATTTCGCCGTGAGCGACGGCTACCGCAGTAACCCTGACAGCGCGGTGCACAGTTTCTGCCATGCGCTGCCGGGCAAATGGCATCTGATGTCGGTGATGCTCAGTGCGGCGTCATGCCTGGACTGGGCGGCGAAACTGACCGGATTAGAGAGCGTGCCGGCCCTGCTCGATGCCGCGCAGCAGGCAAATGAAAACGCCGATACCGTCTGGTTCCTGCCCTATCTGTCCGGCGAGCGCACGCCGCATAACAACCCCCAGGCGAAAGGGGTGTTCTTTGGCTTAACCCATCAACACGGCCCGGCTGAGCTGGCGCGAGCGGTGCTGGAAGGGGTGGGCTATGCGCTGGCCGATGGGATGGATGTGGTGCATGAGTGCGGGTTACAACCATCCAGCATTACGCTGATTGGCGGGGGAGCGCGTAGCCCTTACTGGCGCCAGATGCTGGCGGATATCAGCGGGCAACAGCTCGATTACCGTACCGGTGGGGATGTCGGGCCTGCGCTGGGTGCGGCGCGGCTGGCGCAAATTGCAATGAATCCGGACAAGCCGCTGGCGTCGCTGTTGCCACAGCTGGCGCTTGAACAGCAGCACACCCCGGACCCCGATCGTCATGCCCGCTATGCCGGGCGTCGCGACGTGTTCCGCAAAATCTATCAGCAGCTTCTGCCACTGATGTCGTGA
- a CDS encoding acyltransferase produces MQEKINWIDNLRGIACLMVVMIHTTTWYITNAPAVSLINWDIANVLNSASRVSVPLFFMISGYLFFGERSAQPRHFLRIGLCLLFYSTVAFLYIVLFTSINSELSLKYLLQKPVFYHLWFFFAIIVIYLLSPLVQVKSTSGKMLLALMVVIGILANPNTVSQKMGGFEWLPINLYINGDTFYYVLYGMLGRALGMMDTRKRWLNALCAALFIAAVAIISRGTLHELQWRGTFADTWYLYCGPMVFICAVSLFTLVKNTLNARPLPLLGLISRNSLGIYGFHALVIHALRTRGVELKSWPLLDIVWIFSITVAVSLLLSMLLQRIDTRRFVS; encoded by the coding sequence ATGCAGGAAAAAATTAACTGGATTGATAATTTGCGGGGAATCGCCTGTTTGATGGTGGTGATGATCCATACCACCACCTGGTATATCACCAACGCCCCCGCCGTCAGTCTTATAAACTGGGATATCGCCAACGTGCTCAACTCCGCCTCGCGGGTGAGCGTGCCGCTCTTTTTTATGATCTCCGGCTATCTCTTTTTTGGCGAACGCAGCGCGCAACCGCGCCACTTTTTACGCATCGGTCTGTGCCTGCTGTTTTACAGCACCGTGGCGTTCCTTTATATCGTGCTCTTTACCTCGATCAACAGCGAGCTGTCGCTGAAATACCTGCTGCAAAAGCCGGTCTTCTATCACCTGTGGTTTTTCTTTGCCATTATCGTGATTTATCTGCTCTCCCCGCTGGTGCAGGTGAAAAGCACGAGCGGCAAAATGCTGCTGGCGCTGATGGTCGTGATTGGCATCTTGGCGAACCCCAATACGGTCTCGCAAAAAATGGGCGGGTTTGAATGGCTGCCCATCAATCTCTATATCAACGGCGACACCTTCTATTACGTGCTGTACGGCATGCTGGGCCGCGCCCTGGGTATGATGGATACCCGCAAACGCTGGCTGAATGCCCTGTGCGCCGCCCTGTTTATTGCCGCGGTGGCGATAATCTCCCGCGGTACGCTGCATGAACTGCAGTGGCGTGGCACCTTCGCCGATACCTGGTATCTCTACTGCGGCCCGATGGTCTTTATCTGCGCGGTTTCGTTATTTACCCTGGTGAAAAACACGCTCAATGCGCGCCCCCTGCCGCTGCTGGGGTTAATTTCACGGAACTCGCTTGGGATCTACGGTTTTCACGCGCTGGTGATCCACGCTCTGCGCACCCGTGGCGTGGAGTTAAAAAGCTGGCCGCTTCTGGATATCGTCTGGATCTTCTCCATAACGGTGGCGGTCAGCCTGTTGCTGTCGATGCTGCTACAGCGCATTGATACGCGCAGGTTTGTGAGCTGA
- a CDS encoding protein bax, translating into MISTPIRRYGAAILMLLTTAFSGGVLAKTHTDTTSKKAHVIKTTASSKVSSKQEYSRNSAKSSSLPDLRKYPSGTPRKKAFLRTVMPYITSQNAAITADRNWLISKQYDSRWSPSERARLKEIAKNYKVSWNGNTRRVPWNTLLERVDIIPGSMVATMAAAESGWGTSKLARSNNNLFGMKCAKGRCNNAPGKVKGYSQFESVKDSVNAYVVNLNTHPAYKSFRKSRAQLRKADQEVTASTMIHKLKGYSTQGQRYNNYLFAMYQDNQRLIAAHM; encoded by the coding sequence ATGATATCGACTCCCATTCGACGATATGGGGCTGCGATACTCATGTTACTCACCACGGCATTTTCTGGTGGGGTGCTTGCAAAGACGCACACGGATACAACGAGTAAGAAAGCCCACGTCATAAAGACGACAGCAAGTAGTAAGGTTAGCAGTAAACAAGAGTATTCTCGCAATAGTGCAAAGAGTAGTTCACTTCCTGATTTGCGAAAATACCCTTCCGGAACACCAAGGAAAAAAGCGTTTCTCCGGACGGTAATGCCTTACATTACAAGTCAAAATGCCGCGATTACGGCGGATCGTAACTGGCTTATTTCCAAGCAGTACGACAGCCGCTGGTCGCCGTCCGAGCGTGCGCGCCTGAAAGAGATAGCCAAAAACTATAAAGTGAGCTGGAACGGGAACACACGTCGTGTACCGTGGAACACCTTGCTTGAGCGTGTGGATATCATCCCAGGCAGCATGGTCGCAACGATGGCAGCAGCCGAAAGTGGCTGGGGTACCTCTAAGCTGGCTCGTAGCAATAACAACCTGTTTGGCATGAAATGTGCGAAAGGTCGTTGTAACAATGCGCCGGGCAAAGTGAAAGGTTACTCGCAGTTTGAATCGGTAAAAGATTCCGTGAATGCGTATGTTGTTAACCTGAACACGCATCCGGCCTATAAATCCTTCCGTAAGTCGCGTGCGCAGCTGCGTAAAGCAGATCAGGAAGTGACGGCGAGCACGATGATCCACAAGCTGAAAGGTTACTCAACCCAGGGCCAACGCTATAACAACTATCTGTTTGCGATGTACCAGGATAACCAGCGCTTAATTGCCGCTCATATGTAA
- the xylR gene encoding D-xylose utilization transcriptional activator XylR (D-xylose enhances binding of XylR to the xyl promoter and activates transcription.), translating into MFEKRHRITLLFNANKAYDRQVVEGVGEYLQASQSEWDIFIEEDFRTRIENIKDWLGDGVIADFDDAVIQQLLVDVDVPIVGVGGSYHQPEHYPAVHYIATDNHALVESAFLHLKEKGVHRFAFYGLPTSSGKRWAAEREYAFCQLVAKEKYRGVVYQGLETAPENWQHAQNRLADWLQTLPPQTGIIAVTDARARHVLQVCEHLHIPVPEKLCVIGIDNEELTRYLSRVALSSVAQGTRQMGYQAAKLLHRLLDNENLPLQRLLVPPVRVVERRSTDYRSLNDPAVIQAMHYIRNHACKGIKVDQVLDAVGISRSNLEKRFKEEVGETIHAVIHAEKLEKARSLLISTSLSINEISQMCGYPSLQYFYSVFKKEYDTTPKEYRDRYSEVLI; encoded by the coding sequence ATGTTTGAGAAGCGTCACCGCATTACGTTGTTATTCAATGCCAACAAAGCTTATGACCGTCAGGTCGTCGAGGGCGTTGGGGAATATTTGCAGGCGTCGCAATCCGAGTGGGATATTTTCATCGAAGAAGATTTCCGCACGCGAATCGAAAATATCAAAGACTGGCTGGGCGACGGCGTCATCGCGGATTTTGACGACGCCGTTATCCAGCAACTGCTGGTCGATGTCGACGTCCCCATCGTCGGCGTCGGCGGCTCTTACCACCAGCCGGAACACTACCCTGCCGTTCACTATATCGCCACCGACAACCACGCCCTGGTAGAGAGCGCGTTTCTACATCTCAAAGAAAAAGGGGTTCACCGCTTCGCCTTTTATGGTTTGCCCACCTCCAGCGGAAAACGCTGGGCGGCGGAACGGGAATATGCTTTCTGTCAGCTGGTCGCAAAGGAGAAGTATCGCGGCGTGGTTTATCAGGGGCTGGAAACGGCCCCGGAAAACTGGCAGCACGCGCAGAACCGTCTCGCCGACTGGCTGCAAACCCTGCCGCCGCAGACCGGCATTATCGCCGTGACCGATGCCCGCGCCCGGCACGTGCTGCAGGTGTGCGAACATCTGCATATTCCGGTGCCGGAGAAGCTGTGCGTCATCGGGATCGATAATGAAGAGCTCACCCGCTACCTGTCACGCGTGGCGCTGTCGTCCGTGGCGCAGGGAACACGTCAGATGGGCTATCAGGCGGCCAAGCTGCTGCACCGGCTGCTGGATAACGAAAATCTTCCCCTGCAACGTCTGCTGGTGCCACCGGTTCGTGTGGTGGAGCGACGCTCAACGGATTACCGCTCGCTGAACGACCCTGCCGTCATTCAGGCCATGCACTACATTCGTAACCACGCCTGCAAAGGCATCAAAGTGGATCAGGTGCTGGATGCGGTAGGGATTTCGCGTTCAAATCTGGAGAAGCGCTTTAAAGAAGAGGTGGGCGAGACGATCCATGCGGTTATCCATGCAGAGAAACTGGAGAAAGCCCGCAGCCTGCTGATTTCGACCTCGCTCTCCATTAATGAGATTTCCCAGATGTGCGGTTATCCGTCGTTGCAGTATTTCTATTCGGTCTTTAAAAAAGAGTATGACACCACGCCGAAAGAGTATCGCGATCGCTACAGTGAAGTACTGATATAA
- a CDS encoding xylose ABC transporter ATP-binding protein, which yields MSYLLEMKSITKAFGAVKAVDNVSLRLNPGEIMSLCGENGSGKSTLMKVLCGIYPHGSYEGEIVFSGETLQATHIRDTERKGIAIIHQELALVKHLTVLENIFLGAEVTRHGVLDYDTMTLRCEKLLAQVSLTISPDTRVGDLGLGQQQLVEIAKALNKQVRLLILDEPTASLTEQETAVLLDIIRDLQNHGIACIYISHKLNEVKAISDTVCVIRDGQHIGTREAQGMSEDDIITMMVGRELTALYPNEPHTLGEEVLRVEHLTAWHPVNRHIKRVNDVSFSLHRGEILGVAGLVGAGRTEAVQCLFGVWPGRWEGSIFIDGQQVEIKNCQQAIAQGIAMVPEDRKKDGIVPVMAVGKNITLAALDQFSGTLSSLDDAAEQHCILHSLQQLKVKTSSPELAIGRLSGGNQQKAILARCLLLNPRILILDEPTRGIDIGAKYEIYKLINQLVQQGIAVIVISSELPEVLGLSDRVLVMHEGKLKANLINQNLTQEQVMEAALRSERHVEKQPL from the coding sequence ATGTCTTATTTACTTGAAATGAAAAGTATCACCAAAGCGTTTGGCGCGGTGAAGGCCGTCGACAACGTCAGCCTGCGCTTAAACCCCGGCGAGATCATGTCGTTATGCGGCGAAAATGGCTCGGGCAAATCCACCTTAATGAAGGTTTTGTGTGGCATCTATCCTCACGGCAGCTACGAGGGTGAAATTGTCTTTTCCGGCGAAACGCTGCAGGCCACGCATATCCGCGACACCGAGCGCAAAGGGATCGCCATCATTCACCAGGAGCTGGCGCTGGTGAAGCATCTGACCGTGCTGGAAAATATCTTCCTCGGTGCCGAGGTAACCCGCCACGGCGTCCTGGATTACGACACCATGACCTTGCGCTGCGAGAAGCTGCTGGCGCAGGTCAGTCTGACGATCTCCCCCGACACCCGGGTGGGCGATTTAGGTCTGGGACAGCAGCAACTCGTGGAGATCGCCAAGGCCCTGAACAAACAGGTGCGTCTGCTGATCCTCGATGAACCAACAGCATCGCTGACGGAACAGGAAACCGCGGTATTGCTGGACATCATTCGTGACCTGCAAAACCACGGGATTGCCTGCATTTATATCTCCCACAAGCTCAACGAAGTGAAAGCGATTTCGGACACGGTATGCGTAATTCGCGACGGGCAGCATATCGGCACCCGGGAAGCGCAGGGGATGAGCGAGGACGACATTATTACCATGATGGTGGGCCGTGAGCTGACCGCGCTCTACCCGAACGAACCCCACACCCTGGGGGAAGAGGTGCTGCGCGTGGAGCATCTTACCGCCTGGCATCCGGTGAATCGCCATATTAAACGGGTCAATGATGTCTCTTTCTCGCTGCATCGCGGTGAGATCCTGGGGGTGGCCGGGCTGGTTGGCGCCGGGCGCACCGAGGCTGTGCAGTGTCTGTTCGGCGTCTGGCCTGGCCGCTGGGAGGGCAGCATCTTTATTGATGGGCAGCAGGTAGAGATCAAAAACTGTCAGCAGGCCATCGCCCAGGGTATCGCGATGGTGCCGGAAGATCGCAAAAAAGATGGCATCGTACCGGTGATGGCGGTGGGCAAAAACATCACCCTTGCCGCATTAGATCAGTTCAGCGGCACGCTGAGCAGTCTGGATGATGCCGCGGAACAGCACTGCATTCTTCACTCTTTACAGCAGCTGAAAGTCAAAACTTCCTCCCCGGAGCTGGCGATTGGCCGCCTGAGCGGGGGCAATCAGCAGAAGGCGATCCTCGCCCGCTGCCTGTTGCTCAACCCGCGCATTCTGATCCTCGATGAACCGACCCGCGGGATTGATATCGGTGCGAAATACGAAATCTACAAGCTGATCAACCAGCTGGTCCAGCAGGGTATCGCCGTGATTGTGATCTCCTCGGAGCTTCCCGAAGTGCTGGGTCTGAGTGACCGGGTACTGGTGATGCACGAAGGAAAACTGAAAGCCAACCTGATAAACCAGAACCTGACGCAGGAACAGGTGATGGAAGCCGCACTAAGGAGCGAACGCCATGTCGAAAAGCAACCCCTCTGA
- the yiaA gene encoding inner membrane protein YiaA, translated as MTNSSPAFNAVSWLALLGGIISYLVGLWNADMQLNEKGYYFAVIILGLFSAASYQKTVRDKYEGIPTTSLYYMTCLTAFIIAVALLVVGLWNATLLLSEKGFYGLAFFLSLFGAVAVQKNVRDSAVQTSSDTIAEEKEIA; from the coding sequence GTGACAAATAGCTCCCCTGCTTTTAATGCCGTATCCTGGCTTGCGCTTCTTGGTGGGATCATTAGTTATCTGGTTGGTTTATGGAATGCAGATATGCAGCTCAATGAGAAAGGGTATTACTTTGCGGTCATTATCCTTGGCTTGTTTTCTGCAGCCTCTTATCAGAAAACCGTTCGTGACAAATATGAAGGGATCCCGACGACGTCGCTCTACTATATGACGTGCCTTACGGCATTCATTATCGCCGTCGCGCTTTTAGTGGTGGGTTTGTGGAATGCCACTCTGTTGCTAAGCGAGAAGGGCTTTTATGGTCTTGCGTTCTTCTTAAGCTTATTTGGTGCGGTGGCCGTGCAAAAAAACGTGCGGGACAGTGCGGTGCAGACTTCGTCTGATACGATCGCAGAAGAGAAAGAGATCGCCTGA
- a CDS encoding YsaB family lipoprotein encodes MMMRAIWLLLPALLASCAAQETTPAQKAQTQKVSPERSLDMEQLCKDRAAQRYNTGAQKIDVTAFEQFQGSYEMQGFTARNESFICSFDADGHFLHLSMR; translated from the coding sequence ATGATGATGCGTGCGATATGGCTTTTGCTACCCGCGCTACTGGCCAGCTGTGCGGCTCAGGAGACCACCCCGGCGCAAAAAGCGCAAACCCAAAAAGTCAGCCCGGAGCGTTCCCTGGATATGGAACAGCTGTGTAAGGATCGGGCGGCCCAGCGCTACAATACCGGCGCGCAAAAAATCGACGTCACCGCCTTTGAGCAGTTTCAGGGCAGCTATGAGATGCAGGGCTTCACTGCTCGCAATGAGAGTTTCATCTGTTCTTTTGACGCAGATGGCCATTTTTTACACCTTTCGATGCGTTGA
- the xylA gene encoding xylose isomerase has protein sequence MQAYFDQLDRVRYEGPKSSNPLAFRHYNPDELVLGKRMEDHLRFAACYWHTFCWNGADMFGVGSFDRPWQQPGEALELAKRKADVAFEFFHKLNVPYYCFHDVDVSPEGASLKEYLNNFAQMVDVLAEKQQQSGVKLLWGTANCFTHPRYGAGAATNPDPEVFSWAATQVVTAMNATHKLGGENYVLWGGREGYETLLNTDLRQEREQIGRFMQMVVEHKHKIGFQGTLLIEPKPQEPTKHQYDYDVATVYGFLKQFGLEKEIKVNIEANHATLAGHSFHHEIASAIALGIFGSVDANRCDPQLGWDTDQFPVSVEENALVMYEIIKAGGFTTGGLNFDAKVRRQSTDKYDLFYGHIGAMDTMALSLKVAARMIEDGELDKRVAKRYGGWNSELGQQILKGQLSLTELAKYAEQHNLAPQHQSGHQELLENLVNHYLFDK, from the coding sequence ATGCAAGCTTATTTCGATCAACTCGATCGCGTTCGTTATGAAGGTCCGAAATCCTCAAATCCTTTAGCGTTTCGTCATTACAACCCGGACGAGCTGGTGCTGGGTAAGCGCATGGAAGATCACCTGCGTTTCGCTGCCTGCTACTGGCACACCTTCTGCTGGAACGGTGCCGATATGTTTGGCGTGGGCTCATTCGATCGTCCGTGGCAGCAGCCAGGTGAAGCGCTGGAGCTGGCAAAACGCAAAGCGGATGTCGCCTTTGAGTTCTTCCACAAGCTGAATGTCCCTTATTACTGCTTCCACGATGTGGACGTTTCACCGGAAGGCGCTTCGCTGAAAGAGTATCTGAATAACTTTGCGCAGATGGTCGATGTGCTGGCCGAAAAACAGCAGCAGAGCGGCGTGAAGCTGCTGTGGGGCACCGCCAACTGCTTTACCCATCCACGCTATGGCGCAGGCGCTGCCACCAACCCGGACCCGGAAGTCTTCAGCTGGGCGGCCACGCAGGTGGTGACGGCGATGAATGCCACCCATAAGCTGGGCGGGGAAAACTATGTGCTGTGGGGCGGACGTGAAGGCTACGAAACGCTGCTCAATACTGACTTACGTCAGGAGCGCGAGCAAATTGGCCGCTTCATGCAGATGGTGGTCGAGCATAAACACAAAATCGGCTTCCAGGGTACGCTGCTGATTGAGCCAAAACCGCAGGAGCCGACCAAGCACCAGTATGACTACGACGTGGCGACGGTGTATGGCTTCCTGAAGCAGTTCGGGCTGGAAAAAGAGATCAAGGTGAATATCGAAGCCAACCACGCGACGCTGGCGGGTCACTCGTTCCATCACGAGATCGCCTCCGCTATCGCGCTGGGCATTTTCGGCTCCGTAGATGCCAACCGCTGCGATCCGCAGCTCGGCTGGGATACCGACCAGTTCCCGGTCAGCGTGGAAGAAAACGCGCTGGTGATGTACGAAATTATCAAAGCGGGTGGCTTCACCACCGGCGGCCTGAACTTTGACGCCAAAGTGCGCCGTCAGAGCACCGATAAATACGATCTCTTCTATGGTCATATCGGGGCGATGGATACCATGGCGCTGTCGTTGAAAGTGGCTGCCCGCATGATTGAAGATGGCGAGCTGGATAAGCGCGTGGCGAAACGCTACGGCGGCTGGAACAGTGAGCTGGGTCAGCAAATTTTGAAAGGCCAGTTATCACTGACCGAACTGGCGAAGTACGCTGAACAGCATAACCTTGCGCCGCAGCACCAGAGCGGTCATCAGGAACTGCTGGAAAATCTGGTGAATCATTATCTGTTTGATAAGTAA
- the xylH gene encoding xylose ABC transporter permease XylH: MSKSNPSELKVTAPAPGLFSGLKALNLQVFVMIAAIVAIMLFFTWMTDGSYLSARNVSNLLRQTAITGILAVGMVFVIISAEIDLSVGSMMGLLGGVAAIFDVWLGWPLPLTVVVTLLLGLLLGTWNGWWVAYRKVPSFIVTLAGMLAFRGILIGITNGTTVSPTSASMSQIGQSYLSGGVGFTLGAIGLMAFVAWQWRGRMRRQALGLATTPSTSVVGRQALTAVIVLGAIWLLNDYRGVPTPVLILVLLLLAGMFMATRTAFGRRIYAIGGNLEAARLSGINVERTKLAVFAINGLMVAVAGLILSSRLGAGSPSAGNIAELDAIAACVIGGTSLAGGVGSVAGAVMGAFIMASLDNGMSMMDVPTFWQYIVKGAILLLAVWMDSATKRRA, from the coding sequence ATGTCGAAAAGCAACCCCTCTGAGTTAAAAGTCACGGCACCCGCACCGGGTCTGTTTTCCGGGCTAAAAGCGCTCAATCTGCAGGTGTTTGTCATGATTGCCGCTATCGTGGCGATCATGCTGTTCTTCACCTGGATGACCGACGGCTCCTATCTCAGCGCGCGTAACGTCTCCAACCTGCTGCGCCAGACCGCCATTACCGGCATTCTGGCGGTGGGGATGGTGTTTGTGATTATCTCCGCGGAAATCGACCTCTCCGTGGGCTCAATGATGGGCCTGCTGGGGGGCGTGGCGGCGATTTTCGACGTCTGGCTGGGCTGGCCGCTGCCGCTCACCGTGGTCGTCACCTTGTTACTCGGTCTACTGCTCGGCACCTGGAACGGCTGGTGGGTGGCCTACCGCAAAGTACCGTCGTTTATCGTCACGCTGGCGGGAATGCTGGCCTTCCGCGGCATTCTGATTGGTATCACCAACGGCACCACCGTCTCCCCCACCAGCGCCTCCATGTCGCAGATTGGGCAGAGCTATCTCTCCGGCGGAGTCGGTTTTACCCTCGGCGCGATTGGCCTGATGGCGTTTGTCGCCTGGCAATGGCGCGGCAGAATGCGCCGGCAGGCGTTAGGGTTAGCCACAACGCCTTCCACCTCTGTCGTTGGGCGTCAGGCGCTGACGGCGGTGATCGTGCTGGGGGCAATCTGGCTGCTGAACGACTATCGTGGCGTGCCAACGCCGGTGCTGATACTGGTTCTGTTATTACTGGCAGGCATGTTTATGGCGACCCGCACCGCCTTTGGCCGGCGTATTTATGCCATCGGCGGCAACCTTGAAGCCGCACGTCTGTCAGGTATTAATGTTGAACGCACCAAACTTGCCGTCTTTGCCATTAATGGCCTGATGGTTGCCGTAGCGGGCCTGATCTTAAGCTCGCGTCTGGGTGCGGGCTCGCCGTCTGCCGGGAATATTGCCGAACTCGATGCCATCGCCGCCTGTGTCATCGGCGGAACCAGTCTTGCCGGAGGTGTCGGTAGCGTCGCAGGGGCAGTTATGGGGGCATTTATTATGGCGTCGCTGGATAACGGAATGAGTATGATGGACGTCCCGACATTCTGGCAGTATATCGTCAAGGGTGCCATTTTGTTGCTGGCGGTATGGATGGATTCCGCTACCAAACGGCGCGCCTGA